A portion of the Kiritimatiellia bacterium genome contains these proteins:
- a CDS encoding glycosyl hydrolase: MNPTVVAALLWSVAAVASSAPPLEARFRSPPREHRPWAYWWWLKGNVDEETITRDLEAMKWAGFGGLLQFDVRGYHEAVVPPPPERTPYMSARWRELMRHALREADRLGLEVSINLSMCAGALMGPTTAGADAPKKLIWTGTEVVGPARLDCRLPAIPGEGAVEIALLAVRLRESSPPEPPAVHAHPAPAWPPHWRSDLPATNAPTPVAGEPLDLTDKHDAEGRLTWEIPPGRWAVIRFASVLAVGDPVHHGQLVTPFDVDVLDADAVRRHFERLGGELLKDAGPLAGRTLTHFYSVSWEGAAPTWTARFEEQFRNARGYALRPWLPVLAGFEVGGSEAARRFVNDYHATLAELMMNNFYGELQHRCHAVGLKWHAESGGPWNRRLPTFARADQLAFLGRTDMPQGEFWFTGGRAIGRPPEFNRPAAMAAHIYGRPLAAAEAFTHMVQHWSEHPAALKPLADIAFCDGINHLIWHTFTASPPEFGLPGVEYFAGSHLNPNVTWWPFARPFIEYLARCQTMLRHGRPVADLAVFIGEHPYQHWGRGSQWSERATLHPPAGHTYDLVNIEVLCSRLDVVDGGLRLPEGLGYRALVVDLEQETLRPEPLRRILELTERGATVILGQRRPTASSSLAGWPDADTEVRRLADVLWGAVNAASPEEPVRLGAGRVFRRSSVADAFARLGVTPNVEGPFEFAHRTDAETDVYFLTGHRPGDAIFRVTGRRPELWDPVTGTIRPPHGWSPTADGRTRVHLRLPTNGSTFVVFREPARGLPPYEPPPPDVEILSLTNGHVEVRVWTAQPVEWTLRHGHTVHLNPNTPPPLELTGPWTVVFESGRGAPPQLVMERLTDWTEHPDPNVRFFSGRATYRHTIELDADRASSPARLELHRVGVIARVTVNGRNAGILWTFPWEVELTGLLRAGPNDIEIEVANVWVNRLIGDASLPPEKRTTRTNVALQPGERTVRIYQGFGANDPLVPSGLQGPVRLRFGRDVSVRL, from the coding sequence ATGAACCCAACCGTTGTCGCCGCGCTCCTATGGAGCGTTGCTGCCGTTGCTTCCTCCGCCCCGCCGCTCGAAGCGCGCTTCCGCTCACCTCCGCGCGAACATCGGCCATGGGCCTACTGGTGGTGGCTCAAGGGCAACGTGGACGAAGAGACGATCACGCGCGATCTCGAGGCGATGAAATGGGCCGGCTTTGGCGGTCTGCTGCAGTTTGACGTGCGCGGCTACCATGAGGCCGTCGTGCCACCGCCCCCCGAACGCACACCCTATATGAGCGCACGCTGGCGGGAACTGATGAGACATGCGCTGCGCGAGGCGGACCGGCTCGGCCTTGAAGTCAGCATCAATCTCAGCATGTGCGCCGGCGCGCTGATGGGGCCCACGACCGCCGGCGCGGACGCCCCAAAGAAGCTGATCTGGACCGGCACCGAAGTCGTCGGCCCCGCCCGGCTCGACTGCCGGCTTCCGGCCATCCCGGGCGAAGGCGCGGTGGAAATCGCGCTGCTCGCGGTGCGCCTCCGCGAGAGCTCCCCACCGGAACCACCGGCCGTGCACGCACATCCAGCGCCCGCTTGGCCGCCCCATTGGCGCTCCGATCTCCCCGCCACCAACGCGCCCACCCCGGTGGCCGGCGAGCCGCTCGACCTGACCGACAAGCACGACGCCGAAGGACGCCTCACCTGGGAAATCCCTCCCGGCCGATGGGCGGTGATCCGTTTCGCCTCCGTTCTGGCCGTCGGCGACCCCGTTCACCACGGTCAACTCGTCACTCCGTTCGACGTGGACGTGCTCGACGCCGACGCGGTGCGGCGGCACTTCGAGCGCCTCGGCGGTGAGCTGTTGAAAGACGCCGGGCCGCTGGCGGGTCGCACCCTCACTCATTTCTACAGCGTGAGCTGGGAAGGTGCCGCGCCGACCTGGACCGCCCGTTTCGAAGAACAGTTTCGAAATGCTCGCGGTTACGCTCTTCGTCCGTGGCTACCGGTGCTCGCCGGGTTCGAGGTCGGCGGATCCGAGGCCGCGCGCCGCTTTGTGAACGATTATCACGCAACGCTCGCCGAACTGATGATGAACAACTTCTACGGCGAACTGCAGCATCGCTGCCACGCCGTGGGTCTCAAATGGCATGCCGAATCCGGCGGCCCGTGGAACCGGCGTCTCCCCACCTTTGCGCGCGCCGATCAGCTCGCCTTTCTCGGGCGCACCGACATGCCGCAGGGCGAATTCTGGTTCACCGGCGGGCGCGCCATCGGTCGACCGCCCGAGTTCAACCGCCCCGCCGCAATGGCCGCGCACATCTACGGCCGACCGCTGGCCGCCGCAGAAGCCTTCACCCACATGGTGCAGCACTGGTCAGAGCATCCCGCCGCACTGAAACCTCTCGCCGACATCGCCTTCTGCGACGGCATCAACCACCTGATCTGGCACACCTTTACCGCCTCGCCGCCGGAGTTCGGTCTGCCGGGCGTCGAATATTTCGCCGGCAGCCATCTGAACCCCAACGTCACCTGGTGGCCGTTCGCCCGCCCGTTCATCGAGTACCTCGCACGCTGTCAGACAATGCTGCGCCACGGCCGTCCGGTCGCCGACCTCGCCGTGTTCATCGGCGAACACCCCTACCAACACTGGGGCCGCGGCTCACAGTGGAGCGAACGTGCGACACTCCATCCGCCCGCCGGCCACACCTATGACCTCGTCAACATCGAGGTGCTCTGCTCGCGCCTCGACGTGGTCGACGGCGGACTCCGGTTGCCGGAGGGGCTCGGCTATCGTGCACTGGTCGTGGACCTCGAGCAGGAGACCCTCCGACCCGAGCCGCTCCGGCGGATTCTCGAACTCACCGAACGCGGCGCAACCGTCATCCTCGGGCAACGCCGCCCCACCGCCTCCAGCAGCCTCGCCGGCTGGCCCGACGCTGATACCGAGGTGCGCCGTCTAGCCGATGTGCTGTGGGGTGCCGTGAACGCAGCGTCGCCGGAGGAGCCCGTGCGGCTCGGTGCAGGTCGTGTGTTCCGCCGCAGTTCCGTCGCCGACGCGTTTGCCCGCCTCGGCGTTACCCCCAATGTGGAGGGCCCCTTCGAGTTCGCACACCGCACCGATGCGGAGACGGACGTGTACTTCCTCACCGGTCACCGCCCCGGCGACGCGATTTTTCGGGTGACCGGTCGCCGCCCCGAACTCTGGGACCCCGTCACCGGCACAATTCGCCCGCCGCACGGCTGGTCCCCCACGGCCGACGGCAGAACACGCGTTCATCTCCGCCTGCCCACCAACGGCAGCACATTTGTGGTCTTCCGCGAACCCGCCCGAGGCTTGCCCCCCTACGAGCCACCCCCGCCCGACGTCGAGATCCTCAGCCTCACCAACGGCCATGTCGAAGTCCGGGTGTGGACCGCTCAGCCCGTTGAGTGGACGCTCCGCCACGGCCATACCGTGCACCTCAACCCCAACACGCCCCCCCCACTGGAGCTGACCGGCCCATGGACCGTTGTGTTCGAATCGGGCCGGGGCGCGCCGCCGCAGCTGGTGATGGAGCGGCTGACCGACTGGACCGAACATCCCGATCCGAATGTGCGGTTTTTCTCCGGCCGTGCGACGTACCGTCACACCATCGAGCTCGATGCAGATCGGGCCTCCTCTCCGGCCCGCCTCGAACTCCATCGCGTGGGTGTGATCGCCCGTGTCACCGTGAACGGCCGGAACGCGGGCATCCTCTGGACCTTCCCCTGGGAGGTTGAGCTCACGGGACTTCTACGCGCGGGCCCCAACGACATCGAAATCGAGGTCGCCAACGTGTGGGTCAACCGGCTGATCGGTGACGCCTCGCTGCCGCCGGAAAAACGGACTACCCGGACCAACGTCGCTCTGCAGCCCGGTGAGCGCACCGTCCGGATCTATCAGGGATTTGGCGCGAACGATCCGCTCGTGCCCTCCGGACTCCAGGGGCCAGTTCGCTTGCGGTTCGGCCGGGATGTCTCCGTCCGGCTGTGA
- a CDS encoding 2Fe-2S iron-sulfur cluster-binding protein translates to MSVRVIVDGRAVELPDGATLLEATRALGIRVPTLCHRDGLPHYTSCMVCAVRELSGGRLLPACSYPATDGMEVDASSDEVRAARRRVLELLLSEHVGDCEAPCRRACPAHLRIPELLRDAARGAWAQAARLAAEDLVLPAALGRICPAPCERSCRRAQHDAALPIRELHRRLGESPELAGARQRPAATSPRTARVTVVGAGPAGLAAAAFLRRAGVEVTLRDRALQPGGALRDPAVSDRLPAHVLDAEIREVLAAGIRFEPGADVLEPGALDRWIENADAVVLACGALDARSIAALGLESGPRGVRADANTRQTSRRGVFAAGAMVQPMRLAVRAVADGRLAAEAVLVWLELRPAPPWPVRFDSRIGPLHPSEVAQWLPDASPASPGWPDTESGTALDDRAAADARRCLGCDCRKARSCRLRRLADEYRASPARFAATARPPVILRRDHPRLVYEPGKCIHCGICVRLAARSRGTMTFQRRGYEQQVAPAFNNGLDAGLGAAADEAVRACPTAALAFRTWEPISGISR, encoded by the coding sequence ATGAGCGTGCGTGTGATCGTGGATGGCCGGGCGGTCGAGCTGCCCGATGGCGCCACGCTTCTGGAGGCGACCCGCGCACTGGGCATCCGTGTGCCAACCCTTTGCCACCGCGACGGTCTTCCTCACTACACCTCCTGTATGGTCTGCGCAGTGCGCGAACTGTCGGGCGGCCGCCTGCTCCCCGCCTGCTCGTACCCGGCCACCGACGGCATGGAGGTGGACGCCTCGTCCGACGAAGTCCGTGCGGCCCGGCGCCGTGTGCTCGAGCTGCTGCTGAGTGAACACGTCGGCGACTGCGAAGCGCCCTGCCGGCGCGCCTGCCCGGCGCACCTGCGTATCCCCGAGCTGCTGCGCGACGCCGCCCGCGGTGCATGGGCCCAAGCCGCCCGTCTCGCCGCGGAGGATCTTGTGCTGCCCGCCGCGCTCGGCCGCATCTGCCCCGCCCCCTGCGAACGAAGCTGCCGACGCGCCCAGCACGATGCTGCGTTGCCGATCCGCGAGCTGCACCGGCGGCTCGGCGAATCGCCGGAACTGGCCGGCGCCCGGCAGCGCCCCGCCGCCACATCGCCGCGCACAGCCCGCGTGACGGTTGTCGGTGCCGGACCCGCCGGCCTCGCTGCTGCTGCGTTTCTCCGTCGCGCCGGCGTCGAGGTGACCTTGCGCGATCGCGCCCTCCAGCCGGGAGGCGCGCTGCGCGATCCGGCGGTGTCCGATCGGCTGCCGGCCCACGTTCTCGACGCGGAAATCCGCGAGGTGCTCGCCGCCGGCATTCGGTTCGAACCGGGCGCCGACGTGCTCGAACCGGGCGCGCTCGATCGCTGGATCGAAAACGCCGATGCGGTCGTGCTCGCTTGCGGTGCGCTGGACGCGCGCTCCATCGCCGCGCTCGGCCTCGAGAGTGGACCCCGCGGCGTCCGCGCGGATGCGAACACCCGGCAAACCTCGCGACGCGGTGTGTTCGCAGCGGGCGCGATGGTTCAACCGATGCGCTTGGCGGTACGCGCGGTGGCGGATGGTCGTCTTGCCGCAGAGGCGGTCCTCGTCTGGCTCGAGCTGCGCCCGGCCCCCCCCTGGCCCGTCCGATTCGACAGCCGCATCGGTCCTCTCCACCCCAGCGAAGTGGCACAATGGCTGCCCGATGCCTCGCCTGCCTCGCCCGGCTGGCCGGACACGGAGAGCGGTACCGCGCTGGACGATCGCGCCGCCGCGGATGCGCGCCGCTGCCTCGGCTGCGACTGCCGCAAAGCCCGCAGCTGCCGCCTGCGCCGCCTTGCCGACGAGTATCGCGCATCCCCCGCCCGCTTCGCGGCCACCGCGCGCCCCCCTGTTATCCTGCGCCGAGACCATCCGCGCCTGGTCTACGAACCGGGCAAGTGCATCCACTGCGGCATCTGCGTGCGTCTCGCCGCGCGATCTCGCGGCACGATGACGTTCCAGCGCCGCGGTTACGAACAACAGGTCGCGCCCGCGTTCAACAATGGCCTGGACGCGGGGCTGGGTGCCGCGGCGGACGAAGCAGTTCGCGCCTGTCCCACCGCCGCGCTCGCTTTTCGCACTTGGGAACCCATCTCCGGAATATCTCGATGA
- a CDS encoding NAD(P)H-dependent oxidoreductase subunit E, with amino-acid sequence MTRAAQRPPAAPPDLSEVDRIVNAIGRSPEQALPLLQAVQARFGYLPEAVLRRICEITEIRPADLWSVATFYPQLRHRPAGRHSICVCVGTACHVKGAERVYEAIARELRLPAGEDTDAAGEFTVRKVACLGCCTLAPVVMLDRVTYGHRTADNIREMLDDFTARPADREGDPLAEATPIDPPEAAGEIRIGLGSCCIAGGSAAVESALRTAVRSLGVPIRIRPVGCVGMCHRTPLLEVVRPGAEPVRYERVRAADVEAIVRRHFSPGRWRRWRAQTADALDEWLGRGRGAVGPAPVLDPRDGPVQAFLCRQLHIATEACGALHPLDLDQYRAGGGLRALEDCLARRSPDEVIAAIEAAGLRGRGGAGFPTGRKWRAVRDAPAGDRYIICNGDEGDPGAFMDRMLFESYPYRVLEGMIIAAWAVGAREGILYIREEYPLAVRRVQAAIDRLRDAGVLGPDILRSGVSLELRIVQGGGAFVCGEETALIESIQGRRGSPVLRPPFPAQRGFRGAPTLVNNCETLAMVPWILRHGPAAFAAIGTAHSKGTKVFALAGKVARGGLIEVPMGMTLREIIEEIGGGAANGRPWKAVQVGGPSGGCVPATLGDTPVDYEALTEVGAMMGSGGLVVLDDTDCMVDVARYFLSFTCRESCGKCTPCRIGTRRMLDILDRLCEGRAAPDDLARLEELAETTRRQSLCGLGRTAPNPVLTTLRYFRDEYEAHLRGICPAGRCVHLIAYEVGAECIGCTRCAQVCPVVAIRPDPMRRHVIDGGLCVRCDLCRTACPTGAIRIVPRQTASAPGAAER; translated from the coding sequence ATGACCCGGGCCGCCCAGCGTCCACCCGCCGCTCCACCCGACCTGAGCGAAGTCGACCGCATCGTCAACGCGATCGGTCGTTCCCCCGAGCAGGCGCTGCCGCTGCTGCAGGCGGTGCAGGCGCGCTTCGGTTATCTGCCCGAGGCAGTGCTGCGCCGAATCTGTGAAATCACCGAAATCCGTCCCGCGGACCTGTGGAGCGTCGCGACCTTCTATCCGCAGCTGCGACATCGGCCCGCAGGACGACATTCGATCTGCGTATGCGTCGGGACCGCATGCCACGTGAAGGGCGCGGAACGGGTCTACGAGGCGATTGCGCGCGAACTCCGACTGCCAGCGGGGGAGGACACGGACGCCGCCGGTGAGTTCACTGTTCGCAAGGTCGCCTGTCTGGGCTGTTGCACGCTGGCGCCAGTGGTGATGCTCGACCGCGTCACCTACGGCCATCGCACCGCGGACAACATCCGCGAGATGCTGGATGATTTTACCGCCCGACCGGCCGACCGCGAGGGGGACCCCCTCGCCGAGGCCACGCCGATCGACCCGCCCGAAGCCGCCGGAGAGATCCGGATTGGTCTGGGCTCCTGCTGCATCGCCGGCGGCAGTGCGGCGGTCGAATCAGCGCTGCGCACGGCGGTGCGATCGCTCGGCGTACCGATCCGCATCCGGCCGGTCGGATGCGTCGGGATGTGCCACCGTACGCCCCTCCTCGAAGTCGTGCGCCCCGGCGCCGAACCCGTGCGCTACGAGCGGGTCCGCGCCGCGGATGTCGAAGCGATCGTGCGCCGCCACTTCAGCCCCGGGCGATGGCGTCGCTGGCGGGCGCAGACGGCGGACGCATTGGACGAGTGGCTCGGACGGGGGCGGGGGGCGGTGGGGCCAGCCCCCGTGCTCGACCCCCGTGACGGGCCCGTCCAAGCGTTCCTATGCCGCCAGCTTCATATCGCCACCGAGGCGTGCGGTGCGCTCCATCCGCTGGATCTGGATCAGTACCGCGCCGGCGGCGGCCTGCGCGCGCTGGAGGACTGCCTCGCCCGCCGTTCTCCGGATGAAGTGATCGCCGCGATCGAGGCCGCCGGCCTCCGCGGCCGCGGCGGCGCCGGATTTCCCACCGGCCGAAAGTGGCGCGCGGTGCGCGACGCACCGGCCGGTGACCGCTACATCATCTGTAACGGCGACGAGGGCGACCCCGGCGCGTTCATGGACCGCATGCTCTTCGAGTCCTATCCCTATCGTGTGCTCGAAGGGATGATCATCGCCGCCTGGGCGGTTGGCGCGCGGGAAGGTATCCTCTACATTCGTGAGGAGTATCCGCTCGCGGTGCGACGCGTGCAGGCCGCAATCGACCGGCTGCGCGACGCTGGCGTGCTCGGGCCGGACATTCTGCGTTCCGGGGTGTCCCTCGAATTGCGGATTGTGCAGGGCGGCGGCGCGTTCGTCTGTGGGGAGGAGACCGCGCTGATCGAGTCCATTCAGGGTCGCCGAGGCTCGCCCGTGCTGCGCCCTCCGTTCCCTGCACAACGCGGCTTCCGTGGCGCGCCGACGCTCGTCAACAACTGCGAGACGCTCGCGATGGTGCCTTGGATTCTGCGGCACGGACCCGCCGCGTTCGCGGCGATCGGCACCGCCCACAGCAAGGGCACCAAGGTGTTCGCGCTGGCCGGCAAGGTGGCGCGGGGCGGCCTGATCGAGGTGCCGATGGGCATGACGCTGCGCGAGATCATCGAGGAGATCGGCGGCGGCGCCGCAAACGGGCGCCCGTGGAAAGCAGTGCAGGTCGGCGGGCCGTCCGGTGGTTGCGTGCCCGCGACGCTCGGCGACACGCCCGTTGACTACGAGGCGCTCACCGAAGTGGGCGCCATGATGGGCAGCGGAGGGCTCGTCGTGCTCGACGACACCGACTGCATGGTGGACGTCGCGCGCTATTTTCTCTCCTTCACCTGCCGCGAGTCGTGCGGGAAGTGCACCCCCTGCCGCATCGGCACCCGCCGCATGCTCGACATCCTCGACCGCCTCTGCGAAGGGCGCGCGGCGCCGGACGACCTCGCGCGACTGGAGGAGCTCGCCGAGACCACCCGCCGCCAGAGCCTCTGCGGCCTGGGTCGAACCGCGCCCAACCCGGTGCTGACGACGCTGCGCTACTTCCGCGACGAGTACGAGGCGCACCTGCGCGGCATTTGCCCTGCCGGCCGCTGCGTGCACCTCATCGCGTACGAGGTCGGCGCCGAGTGCATCGGCTGCACCCGCTGCGCACAGGTCTGCCCCGTCGTGGCGATCCGGCCGGACCCGATGCGCCGCCATGTGATTGACGGTGGTTTGTGTGTGCGGTGCGATCTGTGCCGGACTGCCTGTCCGACAGGTGCGATCCGGATTGTGCCCCGGCAAACGGCGTCGGCCCCCGGAGCGGCGGAGCGATGA
- a CDS encoding PQQ-binding-like beta-propeller repeat protein: protein MSADRTPASRTLAAALRGLLFGAGFVCAVAGAVALLNCVQLRRADPLNSPLRLEAIRAAQSQPANADLVAEARRLDLLARRAFFSAQTLAEQAGRLLWIGAALILGAIAGARWLEPRVAPPPAPLPTPDVGEREARAARRAVAAYLALLIAGGAAAARTLRARPAGAPGDVAPPPTTNQPALPEDSALAEAWPSFRGHFGRGGRDRPAPTRWDVPTGRNVRWSIEVPRPGFSSPIFWNSRVFLTGADTSTAELYAFCADTGRLLWRHEARDVPGSPRTPPKTSEEVGLAAPTPTTDGLRVYAMFGTGDLIACDLEGRRLWARHLGSPKNPYGHSSSPIAVRGRLIVQFDDETGGRLLALDGATGRTIWETRRDVRPGWSTPVAAEHNGRLRIGVLAQPFFAVYDWADGRELWRVPELEAEIGTSPAFADGRWYAGNDNTRFVAADDVDGRVLWETDEDLPDVASPLVWRGLVVLAASSGIVTARDAATGEKLWSQEWEEGFYASPVAAGEAIYLLDRAGRARVVRAARQFELIAENPVGEECGATPALAGDRLYLRTRHRLIAIEEATTAPTAP from the coding sequence ATGAGCGCCGACCGCACTCCCGCCAGCCGCACGCTCGCCGCCGCGCTGCGCGGTCTGCTCTTCGGTGCCGGTTTCGTCTGCGCGGTCGCCGGAGCAGTCGCGCTGCTCAACTGCGTGCAACTGCGTCGGGCGGACCCGTTGAACTCGCCGCTGCGGCTTGAAGCGATCCGCGCCGCACAGTCGCAACCGGCCAACGCTGATCTCGTCGCCGAAGCGCGACGTCTCGACCTGCTGGCACGCCGAGCATTTTTCTCCGCGCAAACGCTCGCGGAGCAGGCCGGCCGCCTGCTGTGGATTGGTGCGGCGCTGATCCTCGGTGCGATCGCGGGCGCGCGCTGGCTCGAGCCGCGCGTCGCGCCGCCCCCCGCGCCGTTGCCAACCCCCGATGTCGGCGAACGCGAAGCGCGGGCGGCCCGCCGCGCCGTGGCCGCCTACCTCGCGTTGCTGATCGCCGGCGGTGCCGCGGCCGCCCGTACGCTCCGCGCGCGGCCGGCAGGGGCCCCCGGCGACGTCGCCCCCCCACCCACGACGAACCAGCCGGCACTCCCCGAGGACTCCGCACTGGCCGAGGCGTGGCCCTCCTTTCGCGGCCATTTCGGCCGCGGCGGCCGCGACAGGCCCGCCCCCACCCGTTGGGATGTACCCACCGGCCGCAACGTCCGATGGAGCATCGAGGTGCCACGGCCCGGATTCAGTTCCCCAATCTTCTGGAACAGCCGCGTCTTTCTCACCGGCGCGGACACCTCCACCGCCGAACTCTACGCGTTCTGCGCGGACACCGGCCGACTGCTCTGGCGGCATGAGGCGCGCGATGTGCCCGGATCCCCCCGCACCCCGCCCAAGACCAGCGAGGAAGTGGGTCTGGCCGCACCAACACCCACCACCGACGGCCTGCGCGTGTACGCAATGTTTGGCACCGGCGATCTCATCGCCTGCGACCTTGAGGGCCGCCGCCTGTGGGCCCGCCATCTCGGCTCGCCGAAAAATCCCTACGGCCACTCCTCCTCTCCGATCGCAGTGCGCGGTCGCCTGATCGTCCAGTTCGACGACGAAACCGGCGGCCGACTGCTGGCGCTGGACGGGGCCACCGGCCGCACGATTTGGGAAACCCGCCGGGACGTTCGGCCCGGCTGGTCCACGCCGGTCGCCGCAGAACACAACGGCCGGCTTCGAATCGGGGTGCTCGCACAGCCGTTCTTCGCGGTCTACGACTGGGCGGACGGGCGCGAGCTGTGGCGCGTCCCCGAGCTTGAGGCGGAGATCGGCACCTCTCCCGCGTTTGCGGACGGTCGTTGGTATGCGGGCAATGACAACACGCGGTTCGTCGCGGCCGACGACGTCGACGGCCGCGTACTCTGGGAGACCGACGAGGATCTCCCGGACGTCGCCTCTCCGCTGGTCTGGCGCGGGCTGGTCGTTTTGGCGGCCAGCTCGGGGATCGTCACCGCGCGCGATGCGGCAACCGGCGAAAAGTTGTGGAGCCAAGAATGGGAGGAAGGGTTCTACGCCTCGCCAGTGGCGGCGGGTGAGGCGATCTACTTGCTCGATCGCGCGGGTCGCGCACGGGTGGTGCGTGCTGCGCGCCAGTTCGAGCTGATCGCCGAGAACCCGGTGGGCGAGGAGTGCGGCGCAACGCCCGCACTTGCGGGCGACCGTCTCTACCTGCGTACTCGACACCGGCTGATCGCCATCGAAGAGGCAACGACCGCCCCCACCGCGCCATGA
- the queA gene encoding tRNA preQ1(34) S-adenosylmethionine ribosyltransferase-isomerase QueA, with protein sequence MNPPSRTSDFDYALPAELIAQQPVEPRDAARMLVLGADGALSHRLVRELPAHLLPGDVMVVNNSRVIPARTWARRETTGGRVELLWIEPRDDGSWTALVRSRRPVRPGDRLRIGTQVVVVEDGRFADGTIAVRLEGDADVLELLEHEGHTPLPPYIRRGRDEPADRERYQTVYARRPGSVAAPTAGLHFTEELLCTLRERGVQIVELTLHVGPGTFRPVREEDPARHSMHVERFEIPEATAEAISRARSEGRRVLAIGTTVVRALESVADEHGRVRPGAGRTALFIRPPYEFRVVDLLLTNFHLPRSTLLMLVCAFAGTDRVLAAYHTAIEHRYRFYSYGDCMLLARPARRIE encoded by the coding sequence GTGAATCCGCCCTCGCGCACCTCCGACTTTGACTACGCATTGCCGGCCGAGCTGATCGCGCAGCAGCCGGTGGAACCGCGCGACGCAGCGCGGATGCTCGTGCTGGGGGCCGACGGCGCGCTGTCGCACCGGCTGGTCCGCGAGCTACCGGCCCATCTGCTGCCGGGCGACGTGATGGTCGTCAACAACTCCCGTGTGATTCCAGCTCGCACCTGGGCGCGGCGCGAAACCACCGGAGGGCGTGTGGAACTGCTTTGGATCGAGCCGCGGGATGACGGCTCGTGGACCGCACTCGTCCGCTCACGGCGGCCAGTGAGGCCGGGCGACCGGCTACGGATCGGAACGCAGGTGGTGGTTGTGGAAGACGGGCGCTTCGCGGACGGCACCATCGCGGTGCGCCTCGAGGGAGACGCCGACGTGCTCGAACTGCTCGAGCACGAAGGGCATACACCGCTGCCACCCTACATCCGGCGCGGACGGGACGAGCCGGCCGATCGCGAGCGCTACCAGACCGTGTACGCCCGTCGCCCCGGTTCGGTCGCGGCCCCGACCGCCGGCCTGCACTTCACCGAGGAGTTGCTCTGCACGCTGCGGGAGCGTGGGGTGCAGATCGTCGAGCTCACGCTGCACGTCGGGCCGGGCACGTTCCGGCCGGTGCGCGAGGAGGACCCCGCTCGTCATTCGATGCACGTCGAACGCTTTGAAATCCCCGAGGCCACCGCGGAGGCCATAAGCCGGGCGCGGAGCGAAGGCCGCCGCGTGCTCGCGATCGGCACCACGGTGGTCCGCGCGCTCGAAAGTGTCGCCGACGAGCACGGGCGCGTTCGGCCTGGTGCCGGCCGCACCGCATTGTTCATCCGACCCCCCTACGAATTTCGTGTGGTGGATCTGCTGCTCACCAACTTTCACCTGCCGCGCTCAACGCTGCTGATGCTGGTGTGTGCGTTCGCAGGCACCGACCGCGTTCTCGCCGCGTACCATACCGCCATCGAACATCGCTATCGCTTCTACAGCTACGGCGACTGCATGCTGCTGGCCCGTCCCGCCCGCCGCATTGAATGA